One Anabas testudineus chromosome 15, fAnaTes1.2, whole genome shotgun sequence genomic window carries:
- the eif4e1c gene encoding eukaryotic translation initiation factor 4E family member 1c: protein MATSEPKAAETEDQQMESQVVANPEQYIKHPLQNRWALWYFKNDKSKSWTENLRLISKFDTVEDFWALYNHIQQPSKLGFGCDYCLFKDGIKPMWEDDRNKLGGRWLITLNRQQRHNDLDRYWMETLLCLVGESFDEASEDVCGAVVNVRPKGDKISIWTSNCQNREAIMTIGQLYKERLNLPMKVMIGYQSHDDTSSKSGSTTKNMYSV from the exons ATGGCGACATCGGAGCCG aaagcagctgaaactgaagaTCAACAGATGGAAAGCCAAGTCGTTGCAAATCCTGAGCAGTATATCAAACACCCTTTGCAAAACAG ATGGGCCCTTTGGTATTTCAAGAATGACAAGAGCAAAAGCTGGACAGAGAACCTGCGTCTCATTTCCAAGTTTGACACGGTGGAAGACTTTTGGGC ACTATACAACCACATACAGCAACCAAGCAAGCTTGGCTTTGGCTGCGATTACTGCTTATTTAAG GATGGTATCAAACCGATGTGGGAGGATGACAGGAATAAGCTCGGGGGTAGATGGCTGATAACTCTCAATAGACAACAGAGGCACAATGACCTTGATCGGTATTGGATGGAGACG CTCTTGTGTTTAGTTGGTGAATCGTTTGATGAGGCAAGTGAAGATGTTTGTGGAGCTGTGGTCAATGTCAGACCAAAAGGAGATAAAATATCCATTTGGACAAGCAACTGCCAAAACAGGGAAGCCATCATGACGATAGG GCAACTTTATAAAGAGCGCCTGAACCTCCCCATGAAAGTCATGATCGGCTACCAGTCACACGATGACACATCCAGCAAGAGCGGATCCACCACCAAGAACATGTACTCCGTTTGa
- the si:dkey-228d14.5 gene encoding frag1/DRAM/Sfk1 family protein, with the protein MRIHHHLKRSTVKCEKAPGLKDSLFSFAFHLPHHQDMVLWIIFPISLSLLSLIGTWTVYGLAFSNSHVCSLSDWGGDHTCEGNQTTGCCFVPTISSSGTSAPENSLFTATINAGSFLFLLFCIFHHAHIMEKHACHSMLSKFAMVFGVVAAAGAFTAGNCNPGYLPLLHYLGAAISFMCICFYTVLLTELTRRCVLTGFEKILYPLRITSTVIQVIVTICYTILFAQEDYFYVHLSAVFEWMLSVNLELFELSYAVEFCFFSSFMLSNLLSKREEEKPLMMTMS; encoded by the exons ATGAGAATCCACCATCACCTGAAGAGGTCTACTGTTAAGTGTGAAAAGGCACCCGGACTTAAGGACTCcctgttttcatttgcttttcatCTTCCTCACCATCAAGACATGGTGCTCTGGATTATCTTccctatctctctctccttgttgTCCTTGATTGGAACGTGGACTGT aTATGGCTTGGCCTTTTCTAACAGCCATGTTTGCTCCCTTAGTGACTG gggaGGTGACCACACCTGCGAAGGGAATCAGACCACTGGATGTTGCTTTGTCCCCACCATAAG CTCAAGTGGGACCAGTGCGCCAGAAAATTCCCTTTTTACAGCCACAATCAATGCTGGCTCCTTTCTGT TTCTGCTGTTCTGTATATTCCATCATGCACACATTATGGAGAAACATGCCTGTCATTCTATGCTGAGCAAGTTTGCAATGGTCTTCGGCGTGGTGGCCGCTGCAGGTGCATTCACAGCTGGAAATTGCAAT CCAGGTTACCTGCCACTCCTTCATTACCTTGGAGCTGCTATCAGTTTCATGTGCATCTGCTTCTACACCGTCCTGCTTACCGAACTGACCAGGAGGTGTGTGCTGACAGGGTTTGAAAAGATCCTCTACCCACTTCGCATCACGTCCACTGTGATTCAAGTCATTGTCACCATCTGTT ATACCATTTTGTTTGCTCAGGAGGATTACTTTTACGTTCACCTGTCAGCTGTATTTGAGTGGATGCTCAGTGTCAACCTGGAGCTGTTTGAGCTCAGCTATGCTGTGGAGTTttgcttcttctcctccttcatgcTTTCAAATCTGTTGAGCAAACGGGAGGAAGAGAAGCCTTTAATGATGACGATGTCATAA
- the zgc:110319 gene encoding nifU family protein, whose product MAAAMRWGLLQLVRATNTAPFRFSHKTRSLYRPQCTTRSFRKVQHQPGTGATHLSIRHLSIQTQDTPNPRSLKFLPGKPVLGSGTLDFPSPSSAESSSLARVLFEIEGVKSVFFGPDFITVTKTDEEVEWTDIKRHALEAITKFFESGDPITTGAVHHESSLSEDDDDIVSMIKELLDTRIRPTVQEDGGDVIFKGFEDGTVKLKLVGSCTGCPSSTVTLKNGIQNMLQFYIPEVDNVEQVEDEVDEINAKVFTELERKLQD is encoded by the exons atggcGGCGGCCATGAGATGGGGTCTTCTACAGTTAGTACGAGCAACAAACACGGCTCCCTTCAG GTTTTCACATAAGACCAGGAGCTTGTACCGCCCGCAGTGTACGACCAGGAGCTTCAGAAAGGTTCAGCATCAACCTGGGACAGGAGCCACACATCTGTCGA TAAGACACCTCTCCATTCAGACTCAAGACACTCCAAACCCCAGAAGCCTGAAGTTTCTCCCTGGAAAACCTGTCTTAGGAAGTGGGACGCTTGACTTTCCCTCTCCAAGTTCAGCTGAAAGTTCATCTTTAGCCAG GGTCCTGTTTGAAATTGAAGGTGTTAAAAGTGTGTTCTTTGGCCCTGACTTCATCACAGTCACTAAG ACAGATGAGGAAGTGGAATGGACCGACATAAAGCGTCATGCTTTGGAGGCCATTACTAAGTTCTTTGAGAGTGGCGACCCAATAACAACAGGCGCAGTGCACCATGAAAGCA GTCTCTCTGAAGATGATGACGACATTGTGTCTATGATAAAGGAGCTTCTGGACACAAGAATCAG ACCTACAGTTCAGGAGGATGGAGGTGATGTTATCTTCAAGGGTTTTGAGGACGGCAcagtgaagctgaagctggttgGTTCCTGCACAGGATGTCCCAGCTCTACAGTCACCCTGAAAAACGGCATTCAGAACATGCTGCAGTTTTATATCCCAGAGGTAGACAATGTGGAACAG GTGGAAGATGAAGTGGATGAAATCAATGCAAAGGTTTTCACAGAGCTGGAACGCAAACTACAAGACTAA